One genomic segment of Pseudomonas fortuita includes these proteins:
- a CDS encoding AraC family transcriptional regulator has protein sequence MISSSHLVDWLLEGLELDASLFHVGRYCGGWHASTQGMGRASFHLVVQGHCWLHIDGQPQPVRLEKGDAVFLLRDLAYRLSSDQDPVDACAQPRQAMQALDSEASDGVGLVCGFFHFQSGLSSLIVEGLADWILLRAEDPAGSAARALFELILEECRRAAGPSQTLLERLTHLLFLYVLRQQVIAGQSLGGLVALARQPAFAGLLAQLIEAPGQAWTLERMAACTGLSRSAFFKRFSELAGQSPGQVLLALRMRLACQLLQAGNTVEQVGAQVGYQSVAAFTRAFAKAVGQQPGAYRRRHEGR, from the coding sequence ATGATTTCGTCCAGCCACCTTGTCGATTGGTTATTAGAGGGCCTGGAGCTCGATGCCAGCCTGTTTCATGTCGGCCGCTACTGCGGTGGCTGGCACGCCAGCACCCAGGGCATGGGCCGCGCCAGCTTCCACTTGGTGGTGCAGGGCCATTGCTGGCTGCACATCGACGGCCAGCCGCAGCCGGTGCGCCTGGAAAAGGGAGATGCCGTGTTCCTGTTGCGCGACCTTGCCTATCGATTGTCCAGCGATCAGGACCCGGTCGACGCCTGTGCCCAACCGCGCCAGGCCATGCAGGCGCTGGATAGCGAAGCCAGCGACGGCGTCGGGCTGGTTTGTGGCTTCTTCCATTTCCAGTCCGGCCTGTCTTCACTGATTGTCGAAGGCTTGGCCGACTGGATCCTGCTGCGCGCCGAAGACCCCGCCGGCAGTGCGGCGCGGGCGCTGTTCGAGCTCATTCTGGAAGAATGCCGGCGGGCCGCTGGCCCGTCGCAGACGTTGCTGGAGCGCCTGACCCACCTGTTGTTCCTGTACGTGCTGCGCCAGCAGGTCATTGCCGGGCAGTCACTGGGCGGCCTGGTCGCCCTCGCCCGCCAGCCAGCGTTTGCCGGGCTGCTGGCACAGCTGATCGAAGCGCCGGGCCAGGCCTGGACGCTGGAGCGCATGGCAGCCTGCACCGGGCTTTCGCGTTCGGCTTTCTTCAAGCGTTTCAGTGAGCTGGCCGGGCAGTCACCTGGGCAGGTGCTCCTGGCATTGCGCATGCGCCTTGCCTGCCAGCTGTTGCAGGCGGGCAATACCGTCGAACAGGTGGGCGCGCAGGTGGGGTACCAATCGGTGGCGGCGTTTACCCGGGCCTTTGCCAAGGCGGTGGGCCAGCAGCCGGGGGCTTATCGGCGGCGACATGAGGGCCGCTAG
- a CDS encoding carboxymuconolactone decarboxylase family protein → MSSRITLHTLQSAPEAARPFLENAQKNSGFIPNLLGVLANAPAALETYVTVSALNGKSELSLAEREVVQLIAATRHGCDFCVAGHTAVALNKAKLPQEVVDALRARGELPDARYETLAAFAREVIDTRGNVGEATYQAFREAGFSEGNALEVILGVSLATLCNFANVFAQTPLNEELGKYRWQPSA, encoded by the coding sequence ATGTCCTCGCGTATTACTTTACACACGCTGCAGAGTGCTCCGGAAGCGGCCCGGCCGTTTCTCGAGAATGCCCAGAAGAATTCGGGCTTCATCCCCAACCTGCTGGGCGTGCTGGCCAACGCCCCGGCGGCGCTGGAAACCTACGTGACCGTTTCGGCACTCAATGGCAAGTCCGAGCTGAGCCTGGCCGAGCGTGAAGTGGTGCAGCTGATTGCCGCCACCCGGCATGGCTGCGACTTCTGTGTGGCCGGCCACACCGCCGTGGCGCTGAACAAGGCCAAGCTGCCGCAGGAAGTAGTCGATGCCCTGCGTGCCCGCGGCGAACTGCCCGATGCCCGTTACGAAACCCTGGCCGCCTTCGCCCGTGAAGTGATCGACACTCGCGGCAACGTCGGCGAAGCCACCTATCAGGCCTTCCGTGAAGCTGGCTTCAGCGAAGGCAACGCGCTGGAAGTGATTTTGGGGGTAAGTCTCGCAACCCTCTGCAACTTTGCTAATGTTTTCGCCCAGACGCCGCTCAACGAAGAGCTTGGCAAGTACCGCTGGCAGCCTTCTGCATAG
- a CDS encoding acyl-CoA dehydrogenase family protein, with product MQDCAFRHWLDANAEAIDRGLCEPQQVLAQIAESQLLRVGVDPAVGGTGGQVTNAVEAIAAIASRSLAAAFVCWGQRAFIEYLLHSPNQPLRERLLPRLLTGELAGATGLSNAMKFLSGIEALQVRGRPAADGWHLEGRLHWVTNLRKSGFVVAAAIEDEAGGAPFVLAIPSDAQGLERSDDLQLMGLQSSNTAALAFHQVPLARDWLLHENAREFLPRVRPAFLALQCGMAIGLARRALEEVQAHLHGRASFLDEARQVLSERLENTVSELKQGLLEGRFQQQPAALFKLRITLAECAADAVQLELQASGGKAYLSEYGEGFARRWRESAFVPIVTPSLVQLRAELQRQAGAA from the coding sequence ATGCAAGATTGTGCATTTCGACACTGGCTGGATGCCAATGCCGAGGCCATCGACCGGGGCCTGTGCGAACCGCAGCAGGTGCTGGCGCAGATCGCCGAATCTCAGCTGCTGCGCGTGGGTGTCGACCCGGCGGTGGGCGGCACGGGCGGGCAGGTGACCAACGCGGTCGAGGCGATTGCCGCTATCGCCAGCCGCTCGTTGGCCGCAGCCTTCGTCTGCTGGGGCCAGCGTGCCTTTATCGAATACCTGTTGCACAGCCCCAACCAGCCCCTGCGCGAGCGCCTGCTGCCGCGCTTGCTGACAGGCGAGCTGGCCGGCGCCACCGGGCTGTCCAACGCCATGAAGTTCCTTTCCGGCATTGAAGCGTTGCAGGTGCGTGGCCGGCCGGCAGCCGATGGCTGGCACTTGGAAGGGCGCCTGCACTGGGTGACCAACCTGCGCAAAAGCGGCTTCGTGGTGGCGGCGGCCATCGAAGATGAAGCCGGCGGCGCGCCGTTCGTACTGGCCATTCCTTCTGACGCCCAGGGCCTGGAACGCTCCGACGACTTGCAACTGATGGGCCTGCAGTCGAGCAACACGGCGGCACTGGCCTTCCACCAGGTGCCGTTGGCGCGTGACTGGCTGCTGCACGAGAATGCGCGCGAGTTCCTGCCACGGGTACGCCCGGCATTCCTGGCGCTGCAGTGCGGCATGGCCATCGGCCTGGCGCGACGGGCGCTGGAAGAGGTTCAGGCGCACCTGCACGGTCGCGCCTCGTTCCTCGACGAAGCCCGGCAGGTGCTCAGCGAGCGCCTGGAAAACACCGTCAGCGAGCTCAAGCAGGGCCTGCTCGAAGGCCGCTTCCAGCAACAGCCGGCGGCCTTGTTCAAGCTGCGCATCACCTTGGCTGAATGTGCCGCCGATGCAGTCCAGCTAGAGTTGCAGGCCAGCGGCGGCAAGGCCTACCTCAGCGAGTATGGAGAAGGCTTCGCCCGCCGCTGGCGCGAGTCGGCATTCGTGCCGATCGTGACGCCGAGCCTGGTGCAATTGCGCGCCGAACTGCAACGCCAGGCGGGCGCGGCATGA
- a CDS encoding ABC transporter ATP-binding protein — MSEVLLEARGISLGYPREGGWQQVLAQFDLQLAPGEVVSILGPSGVGKSSLLRVLAGLQQPGGGSVSLHGQPLQGPHPRLAVAFQDPSLLPWLNLEKNVAFGLDFARQPKLAADERRARIDHAIAAVGLAHARGQYPAQLSGGMAQRTALARCLARQPEVLLLDEPFGALDEVTRADMQQLLLQLIATHNTAAVLITHDIDEALLLSDRVLLLGNHPAHILGQWHIDLPQPRAQRVEELGALRIEILKTLRRASRTGEPTPTPLPSEAVHVHG, encoded by the coding sequence ATGAGTGAAGTGTTGCTCGAAGCCCGCGGCATCAGCCTGGGCTACCCGCGGGAGGGTGGCTGGCAGCAGGTGCTGGCGCAGTTCGACTTGCAGTTGGCGCCGGGCGAAGTGGTGAGCATTCTTGGCCCCAGTGGTGTCGGTAAATCCAGCCTGCTGCGGGTGCTGGCCGGCCTGCAACAACCCGGGGGCGGCAGCGTGAGCCTGCACGGCCAGCCCCTGCAAGGGCCGCACCCGCGCCTGGCGGTGGCCTTTCAGGACCCGAGCCTGCTGCCCTGGCTGAACCTGGAAAAGAACGTCGCCTTCGGCCTGGACTTTGCCCGCCAGCCCAAGCTGGCCGCTGACGAGCGGCGCGCGCGCATCGACCATGCGATTGCCGCCGTGGGCCTGGCCCACGCCCGTGGCCAGTACCCGGCGCAGTTGTCCGGTGGCATGGCCCAGCGCACCGCACTGGCCCGCTGCCTGGCCCGCCAGCCCGAGGTGCTGCTGCTGGACGAGCCGTTCGGCGCCCTGGATGAAGTGACCCGCGCCGACATGCAGCAACTGCTGCTGCAACTGATCGCCACCCACAACACTGCGGCGGTACTGATCACCCACGATATAGACGAAGCCCTGCTGCTGTCCGACCGGGTCCTGCTACTGGGCAACCACCCAGCGCACATCCTCGGCCAGTGGCACATCGACCTGCCGCAACCGCGCGCCCAACGGGTCGAAGAACTGGGCGCGTTGCGCATCGAAATCCTCAAAACCCTTCGGCGGGCAAGCCGCACAGGCGAACCTACCCCAACCCCGTTGCCCTCGGAGGCTGTCCATGTGCATGGATGA
- a CDS encoding ABC transporter substrate-binding protein, whose protein sequence is MCMDDCCSTSSRRDFLKLGAMLTAAGALPLLSSLQARAAAEPDAPVRIGYLPITDATPLLVAHNNGLFEAEGIKAERPVLLRSWAQVIEAFISGQVNVIHLLSPMTVWARYGSKVPAKVVAWNHVGGSGLTVAPDISDMKQLGGKTVAIPFWYSIHNVVLQQMLNDNGLTPVSKPANAQLAATEVNLLVLPPSDMPPALASKRIAGYIVAEPFNALAENLKVGRVQRFTGDVWRNHACCVVFMHEHDLNNRPEWSQKVVNAIVKAQHWTRDHRAEAAALLSKAGPNKYTPHEPAVLAKVLAPAAEDRAGYVASGAIRHQQWDEKRIDFQPYPFPSYTEELVKRLKTTLIEGDNAFLAGLDPVQTARDLVDDRFVRNAIAAVGGPSVFGIADNFERSEEFAV, encoded by the coding sequence ATGTGCATGGATGACTGCTGTTCCACTTCTTCGCGTCGTGATTTTCTAAAGCTTGGGGCCATGCTCACCGCCGCCGGTGCGCTGCCGTTGCTGTCGAGCTTGCAGGCGCGCGCGGCTGCCGAGCCGGATGCGCCGGTGCGCATCGGTTACCTGCCGATCACCGACGCCACGCCGTTGCTGGTGGCCCATAACAACGGCCTGTTCGAGGCCGAAGGCATCAAGGCCGAGCGCCCGGTGCTGCTGCGCAGCTGGGCACAGGTGATCGAGGCGTTCATCTCTGGTCAGGTCAACGTCATCCACCTGCTGTCGCCGATGACTGTATGGGCGCGCTACGGCAGCAAGGTGCCAGCCAAGGTAGTGGCCTGGAACCATGTGGGCGGCTCAGGCCTGACCGTGGCGCCCGACATAAGCGACATGAAACAGCTCGGTGGCAAGACCGTGGCCATCCCGTTCTGGTACTCGATCCACAATGTGGTGCTGCAACAGATGCTCAACGACAACGGCCTGACGCCGGTGTCGAAGCCGGCCAATGCGCAGCTGGCCGCCACCGAGGTCAACCTGCTGGTGCTGCCGCCATCCGACATGCCGCCAGCACTGGCCAGCAAGCGCATTGCCGGCTACATCGTCGCCGAGCCGTTCAACGCCCTGGCCGAGAACCTCAAGGTTGGCCGTGTGCAGCGCTTTACCGGCGATGTATGGCGCAACCACGCCTGCTGCGTGGTGTTCATGCATGAGCATGACCTGAACAACCGCCCGGAGTGGTCGCAGAAGGTGGTCAATGCCATCGTCAAGGCCCAGCACTGGACCCGCGACCACCGCGCCGAAGCCGCTGCGTTGCTGTCCAAGGCCGGCCCCAACAAGTACACCCCGCACGAGCCCGCGGTGCTGGCCAAAGTGCTGGCGCCGGCCGCCGAGGACCGTGCCGGCTACGTTGCCAGTGGCGCCATTCGCCACCAGCAGTGGGACGAAAAGCGCATCGACTTCCAGCCATACCCGTTCCCCAGTTACACCGAAGAGCTGGTCAAGCGCCTGAAAACCACCCTGATCGAGGGCGACAACGCGTTCCTTGCCGGGCTGGACCCGGTGCAGACCGCCCGCGACCTGGTCGACGATCGTTTCGTGCGTAATGCCATTGCTGCGGTTGGTGGCCCGTCGGTGTTCGGTATTGCCGACAACTTCGAGCGTAGCGAGGAGTTCGCCGTCTGA